The Sediminicola sp. YIK13 genomic sequence ATCTTCCATCAGGGATTTGGTGGCGTCTATGTGTTTATTATATAAGGTAAGTGCCTCTTCGGCGGAGAGATCTGGTTGTTCCGCTATCCCCTTTTCAATTTGAATAAGGGCCATAATTGAATAATTGATAATCCCTATGAATTCAGATTTTTCATCTTCCTCGACCTTACGGACCTCATTTTCCTGTAATCCACGAATTCTTTGGGCTTTGATATAAATTTGATCGGTCAATGATGGTAGTCGCAGAATACGCCAGGCACAACCATAATCCTTCATCTTCTTTAAAAACAGATCTCGACAAGTTTTCACGACCGCATCGTATTGTTCTGAGGTTTGCTGCATGTAGTATTTCTAATTTGTGTAAATTTCGCTTAAAATTTTTAATTGTTCAAAGTTCACGGTTCAAACTTACCTTTTAAACCACAAGTACTTTTATTCTAATCCTATGACCATTAACTGCAAAGGAAACTTAATAGACCTAAATATCCCAAAAGTAATGGGAATATTAAACATTACCCCCGATTCTTTTTTCGACGGTGGCAAGTATAGGGATGATAAAGTAATACTGGAAAAGACCGGACAAATGCTAAAAGAAGGGGCTACATTCATAGATGTGGGTGCCTATAGTTCCAGACCCGGGGCATCCCATGTGTCCGAAGAGGAAGAGCTAAACAGGATTATTCCCATTGTAGAACTACTTTTGAAAGAATATCCCCAAATACTAATATCCATTGACACGTTCAGAGCCAAAGTAGCCCATTACTGCTTGGATAGGGGCGCTGCCATGATCAATGATATTTCTGCTGGTAAAATGGATACCGATATGCTCACACAAGTGGCAAATCACCAGGTTCCTTACATCATGATGCATATGAAAGGGACCCCGCAAACGATGCAACAGGAAACGTCCTATGATGATTTGATGAAAGATATACTTTTTTATTTTTCTGAAAGGGTTGCCGCTGCCAGGAAGCTCAAAATAAATGACATCATTATAGATCCAGGTTTTGGGTTTTCAAAAACTGTGGAACAAAATTATGAAGTCTTACAAAAAATGGACCTATTTCAATTATTGGAACTCCCTATATTGGCGGGATTGAGCAGAAAATCAATGATCTATAAAGTTTTGGGGACCAACGCAAATGGAGCCTTGAATGGTACAACGGCATTGAACATGGTTGCCTTGAACCGAGGAGCCAACATTTTGAGGGTGCACGATGTAAAAGAAGCACTGGAATGCATCAATTTAGGACAAGCCTTCCTTTAAATTTAATCGATTTTAAGTTCACCTATTTTTCCTATTTTTACAAAAAACAGCTACATTGGATTTTTTGAATTTTCTAGATTTTAAGATTACAGATTTTTTGGACATCATACTTGTAGCAATACTCCTCTTCTACATTTATAAATTGGTCCGTGGTACGGTAGCTATCAATATCTTTATAGGTATAGTCATTGTTTGGGCCCTGTGGAAATTGACAGAATTGGTAGAAATGAAAATGATCAGCAGTATGGTTGGTGGTTTTATGAACATTGGCCTTATTGCACTTATTATTGTTTTCCAACAAGAAGTACGAAAGTTCTTATTAATGGTTGGATCCACCAATTTTGCCTCCAAACGGAGTTTTTTACGGCAATTTAAGTTTCTGAAGCAAGAAGCTCTTACTACGGAAATAGATGTGGAGGCCATTGTGGGGGCCTGTGAAAAAATGAGCGCCACCAAAACTGGCGCACTCATCGTCATTGAACGAAACAACTCCTTGGATTTTATAAAGTCTTCCGGTGATAAAATGAATATTGAGGTCACCCAGCCCATTATAGAAAGTATCTTTTACAAGAACAGTCCCTTACACGATGGGGCCGCCGTTATCGAAAACAATTTCATTGTAGCCACTAGGGTCATCTTACCTGTTTCTAATGAGCGTACCATCCCATTGCGTTTTGGATTAAGACACAGGGCTGCAGTTGGTATTACGGAGAAAACCGATGCACTGGCCATTGTAGTAAGTGAAGAGACCGGTACCATATCCTATATCAAACACGGAGAATTTATCCTATTTAAGGATCTTAATGAGTTGACCAACATGATCAAGAACGATCTGATCTACTAAATTACACTACTTCTTCTGCAAGGAATTGTGCTTCGTATAAGCTTTTATAATATCCGCCTTTTTCCAAGAGTTCTTTATGGGTGCCCGTCTCAATAATTTCACCTGCATCCATTACCAATATTTTATCTGCTTTTTTGATTGTGGCCAAACGGTGGGCTATAATGATTGAAGTCCTTCCCTCCGTAATTTTCTCTGTAGCCTTTTGAATCAGTTGTTCTGAATAGGTATCCACAGAAGATGTGGCCTCATCAAGAACCAAAATACTTGGATTACTCACGTATGCCCTAAGAAATGCAATCAACTGTCGTTGGCCGCTGGATAACATGGATCCCCTTTCTTTTACATTATATTGATATCCTCCCGGTAAACTTGAAATAAATTCATGTACGCCAATTTGTTTTGCGGCCTGCTCAATGGTTTCTAAGGAAATTGATTTCTCCTTTAGGGAAATATTATTGGCAATCGTATCTGCAAAAAGAAATACATCCTGCAGTACCACAGCAATTTTGGTCCTTAAAGAGGCCAACTTAAAGGTTTTAATATCTATTCCATCAATGGCTATAATACCTGAATTTATCTCATAAAATCTATTCAGCAAATTGATGATGGTTGATTTTCCAGCCCCTGTTGCACCAACTATTGCAATGGTTTCCCCGGCGTTAACTTCAAAGGAGATGCCGTGAAGCACTTCTTCGTCCTCCAAATACCCAAAGCGAACATCTTTGAAGGATATATTGCCCTGTATTTCTTTCATCTCCAGTTCTCCATTGTCCTCGATAGAACTGTTGGTATCCAAAATTTTAAAGACCCTGTTGGCTGCCACCATTCCCATTTGTAGGGTATTGAATTTATCGGCTATTTGACGTAATGGTCTGAACAACATCTGTGACAACAGTATAAAGGAGAAAATAGTACCGTATTCCTCTTGACTTATCCCAGTAACATTTTGCACCCCTCCATACCAAACGATCAGACCTATGGTGATAGACGATACTATTTCTGCAATTGGAAAAAAGATAGAGTTGTACCAAACCGTTTTTAACCAGGCATTCTTGTGCTTCTCATTTATTGCACGAAATTTTTCCCGTTCCAATTTTTCCCTGTTGAACAGTTGTACAATTTTCATTCCGGTAAGTCGCTCCTGTACAAAGGAATTAAGATTAGATACTTGGGCCCTGACTTCTATAAATGCCACTTTCATGGCTTTTTGAAATAATCGGGTGGCGTACAACAAAACGGGCAAGATGGCGAAAACTATTAGGGACAGCCTCCAGTTCATGGCCAACATAACACCCGCAACCACAAACATTTTTAATAAATCTGAAACAATGACAAAAAAGCCCTGACTGAATATTTCTCCAATACGCTGCATATCTGCGACGGCTCTTGTAACCAGAACACCAATGGAGGATCCGTCAAAATATTTCATCCGAAAACCGATCATGTGTTTAAAAAGGGCAATTCTAATATCGCGAATAACCGATTCGCCAAGCCAGTTTGCATAGTAGTTAAATGACAGCTGACTTAATACCTCGCCCAGCAAAACTGCGGACATGATCAGTATTAAGTTCAATAGTTTTTCCGCGTCCTTGTTTTTAATGGCCACATCTACAATATCGCCTACCAAAATGGGGGTCAACACAGCGAAAACAGATAATAGAATCGCGGCAAAAGCTACTCCGTAAAAAGTGACGCTATACGGTTTTGTATGCCTCATCAATCTTTTGAACAACCTCATATCAAAGGCTTTTCCTGATTCTTTATCCATATTATAACTTCAATTTTATATGTGAAGGATAGCTCACCTTTGTCAAGTACAACCCTTTTGCAGGTACAGAAACCCCAGCTTTGCTCCTATCCTTACTATTTATTATTTCTTCAACGCCTGCCAAAGTACATTTGCCAAGTCCAACTTCCAATAATGTCCCTACGATTGCCCGTACCATATTTCTCAAGAATCGGTCCGCTGTAATGGTAAAAACCAAAACATCTCCCTGAATAGTCCATTCTGCCTTCTTTAGCTTACACAAAAAGGTCTTTACATCGGTATTTGATTTTGAAAAGCATTCAAAATCTGTATGCTTCAACAATAAGGAAGCCGCTTCGTTCATCGTTTCCAAATCCAACCCAAATTTAATATAATGGGCCGTATCCATATGAAATGGATTTTTTTCTTGAACAATCCAATATTCATATGTCCTCTCCTCTGCATCAAAGCGGGCATGGGCATTATCAGGAACCTCATAAATACCGCTGATTGCAATATCATCCGGTAAAAAAGAATTCATACGGTAACAAAGTTCTTCTTTATCAACTATCTCATCTACCTCAAAATGGGCATACATTTGCCTTGCATGTACCCCAGCATCCGTTCTTCCCGCACCCATCAACTCAACCGGCTGTCTTAACAAGGTGGAAAATGTTTCTTCCAAGACCTGTTGAACCGTCAATGCATTGGGCTGTTTTTGCCATCCATGGTAAGACTTCCCGAAGTATGAAAAGGCGACAAAATATCTCAAACGAATACTGTATTTTTGTGATGGCAAAGATACCTTAATCCTCCCAAACAGAAATCCAACACTATCATAAATTAGTATATTTTTAGTTTTATGACCCGAATTTTACTCCTTTCCGATACACATAGCCATATGGACGAAGCCATTTTAAAATACGCCAAACAAGCGGATGAAATTTGGCATGCCGGTGACATAGGACAACTGGAAGTCACGGACACATTAAAGAAAATAAAACCACTCAGAGCCGTTTATGGCAATATTGATGATCATAAAGCAAAACTCGAATTCCCCTTGGACAACAGGTTTACATGCGAAGGGGTAGATGTTTGGATCACCCACATTGGCGGATATCCCAACAAATACAATCAAAGGATCAGGGAAGAGATCAAAGCAAATCCACCAAAATTATTTATCACGGGCCACTCCCATATTTTGAAAGTGATGTGGGACAAAAAATTGGGATTATTACATATGAATCCCGGTGCCTGTGGCAAACATGGCTTTCACGCGGTACGCACCATGTTGCGCTTTAATATTGACGGAAAGGACATTAAGGATCTGGAAATTGTGGAATTGGGAAAACGCGGCGTCTAATTGGAGACCATTGGCCAATAAAAAACCCGGGAACAACCCCGGGTTTAACGCACTAATAAAACTAAAATGTTAGGCTTAACGCAAACGATCAACAGATTTTATAAGATCCTCATCCTTTTTTATGGCCCTATTGGCCAATACTAAAAAAACGATAGAAAAGATAGGAATCAGCATCCCAATACCCTTCTCAGAAATGTTACTTTCTCCGGATAAGTTTAGCGATCGGTAAACGAATAATCCTAGTAAAAAAAGATTTAATATCATGTTCAATCTGTTTACCACAAATTGATTTTTTCTGTTCTTGTAAAGCAATATGCAGACTAATGCCAATACTGCGGACACATAGAATACCAAAGATACTATAATTTCATTGGCAGCATAAATTTCATTTCCACTGCTGTCCGACCAGAGATTCATCCAAAACGGAAGTACTCCTGTTAAAAGGATAACAACTATTAGATAAACGGTCTGTATTCTTTGAATCATTGTTCTTATTCCTGATCAGTGGC encodes the following:
- a CDS encoding DUF1599 domain-containing protein, yielding MQQTSEQYDAVVKTCRDLFLKKMKDYGCAWRILRLPSLTDQIYIKAQRIRGLQENEVRKVEEDEKSEFIGIINYSIMALIQIEKGIAEQPDLSAEEALTLYNKHIDATKSLMEDKNHDYGEAWREMRVSSLTDLILQKLLRVKQIEDNKGKTLVSEGIGANYQDIINYSIFAMILLASKNI
- the folP gene encoding dihydropteroate synthase, translated to MTINCKGNLIDLNIPKVMGILNITPDSFFDGGKYRDDKVILEKTGQMLKEGATFIDVGAYSSRPGASHVSEEEELNRIIPIVELLLKEYPQILISIDTFRAKVAHYCLDRGAAMINDISAGKMDTDMLTQVANHQVPYIMMHMKGTPQTMQQETSYDDLMKDILFYFSERVAAARKLKINDIIIDPGFGFSKTVEQNYEVLQKMDLFQLLELPILAGLSRKSMIYKVLGTNANGALNGTTALNMVALNRGANILRVHDVKEALECINLGQAFL
- a CDS encoding diadenylate cyclase, with the protein product MDFLNFLDFKITDFLDIILVAILLFYIYKLVRGTVAINIFIGIVIVWALWKLTELVEMKMISSMVGGFMNIGLIALIIVFQQEVRKFLLMVGSTNFASKRSFLRQFKFLKQEALTTEIDVEAIVGACEKMSATKTGALIVIERNNSLDFIKSSGDKMNIEVTQPIIESIFYKNSPLHDGAAVIENNFIVATRVILPVSNERTIPLRFGLRHRAAVGITEKTDALAIVVSEETGTISYIKHGEFILFKDLNELTNMIKNDLIY
- a CDS encoding ABC transporter ATP-binding protein → MDKESGKAFDMRLFKRLMRHTKPYSVTFYGVAFAAILLSVFAVLTPILVGDIVDVAIKNKDAEKLLNLILIMSAVLLGEVLSQLSFNYYANWLGESVIRDIRIALFKHMIGFRMKYFDGSSIGVLVTRAVADMQRIGEIFSQGFFVIVSDLLKMFVVAGVMLAMNWRLSLIVFAILPVLLYATRLFQKAMKVAFIEVRAQVSNLNSFVQERLTGMKIVQLFNREKLEREKFRAINEKHKNAWLKTVWYNSIFFPIAEIVSSITIGLIVWYGGVQNVTGISQEEYGTIFSFILLSQMLFRPLRQIADKFNTLQMGMVAANRVFKILDTNSSIEDNGELEMKEIQGNISFKDVRFGYLEDEEVLHGISFEVNAGETIAIVGATGAGKSTIINLLNRFYEINSGIIAIDGIDIKTFKLASLRTKIAVVLQDVFLFADTIANNISLKEKSISLETIEQAAKQIGVHEFISSLPGGYQYNVKERGSMLSSGQRQLIAFLRAYVSNPSILVLDEATSSVDTYSEQLIQKATEKITEGRTSIIIAHRLATIKKADKILVMDAGEIIETGTHKELLEKGGYYKSLYEAQFLAEEVV
- the truA gene encoding tRNA pseudouridine(38-40) synthase TruA; amino-acid sequence: MRYFVAFSYFGKSYHGWQKQPNALTVQQVLEETFSTLLRQPVELMGAGRTDAGVHARQMYAHFEVDEIVDKEELCYRMNSFLPDDIAISGIYEVPDNAHARFDAEERTYEYWIVQEKNPFHMDTAHYIKFGLDLETMNEAASLLLKHTDFECFSKSNTDVKTFLCKLKKAEWTIQGDVLVFTITADRFLRNMVRAIVGTLLEVGLGKCTLAGVEEIINSKDRSKAGVSVPAKGLYLTKVSYPSHIKLKL
- a CDS encoding metallophosphoesterase family protein gives rise to the protein MTRILLLSDTHSHMDEAILKYAKQADEIWHAGDIGQLEVTDTLKKIKPLRAVYGNIDDHKAKLEFPLDNRFTCEGVDVWITHIGGYPNKYNQRIREEIKANPPKLFITGHSHILKVMWDKKLGLLHMNPGACGKHGFHAVRTMLRFNIDGKDIKDLEIVELGKRGV
- a CDS encoding DUF4293 domain-containing protein; protein product: MIQRIQTVYLIVVILLTGVLPFWMNLWSDSSGNEIYAANEIIVSLVFYVSAVLALVCILLYKNRKNQFVVNRLNMILNLFLLGLFVYRSLNLSGESNISEKGIGMLIPIFSIVFLVLANRAIKKDEDLIKSVDRLR